Below is a window of Halomonas sp. Bachu 37 DNA.
TCTTCATTGTAATACCGGATCCAGCGACCGATGACGGCTCTTGCCTGGCCTAGTGACTCGAAGCGATGAAGCCAGATGCATTCTTCCTTCAATGAACGGAAGAAGCGTTCTACGAGGCCATTCTGCTCTGGCGTGTACGGCGTCGTGAACTCCTGGCTCAGGCCATACGCCTTCACCGTCGCCGTGTAGTGCCGGCTGCTGAAAACCAGCCCGTTATCCGAGCGTAGCGCCAGAGGCTGATGGACTCGTCCCAGAGCGCCGAGTCGCTGGATCAGGGCCTCTTCCAGGGCGGCTTCCGCTGTATTGCTGCTGCCATTGTCCGATAATCGCCAACCGAGGATCTCCCGCGTGCAGCAGTCAATAATGACTGCCAGGCTGGCCCGTCGATCCTTGCCGCACCAGACGTGAGTAAGGTCAGTGGCCCAGCGCTCATCAGGCTGCGTGGTCACTGATGGCAAGCTCTTGGCACGAGGCCGAAAACCTTGGGGACGCTTGCGCACCTGCCAGCCCTTGAGCTGCAGGATGCGCTGTACGGGTTTGCGATTCTCGCCCAGGACACAGGCCAATCGTCGATAACCATACGTGGGGAAGCGTTCCAAGGTCAGCTTTACGCGCGCTTCCAGCTCTGTATTGATCAAGCGCTGCCGTCTCCTGGGCCGGTAATAGACGCTCCGCCTGGGTACGCCTAGCCAGCGACAGAGCTTGGATAGCGATACCGAATGGCCCTCGTTGGCCAATTCCGCCTGCAACGACACTACGAGTTGTCGTCCTCGTCGAGCAGGCGGCGCCACTTTTTTAATGCATAGATCTGCAGGTGAGCCTCGCCCAGCGCCTCCTTGGTTTCCCGCAGATCGGATTCGTACTGCTCACGGATATCCTTGGGCCGGGCTCGGAACCCGTTCTCCATGTTGCGTTGGGCCTCTTCGATCCAGCCCTCGACTTCGGAGACGGTGAGGTCATGCTGTCGAGCCACCTCAGCGACGGTGGTCTTGCCCTTGAAGATATCCATGACCACGGCGGCTTTACGCTTGGCGGTCCAGCGTTTGACGGTGGGTTCGTTGCTCATCTCGTCCTCCTGATAGCTGCACTATAGCCTGTGCAGCTTTGGAGGGGGTCACTTCAACGCTTTGAAGAGCTCTTTAGGGGCACCATTGACGCCGCCAGCGTCTATCCTCGTGAAGTGCTGAAGGCAGCCTTGGCCTACAACGCAGCTGCCGTTATCCTTGTTCACAACCATCCTAGTGGTGATCCAGAGCCCAGCGATTCAGACCGATGTACCACTGAGCGGCTTAAGGAAGCCTTGGGGCTAGTGGATATACGCGTAGTAGATCACGTGGTGGTCGGCAATGAGGGGTGCATCTCGATTGCTGAAATGGGGTGTTTATAGAGGAACTGAATAGTAATATAGAGTTAGTTTTAGTTTACTGAATATTAAATAGTGTAAGAAAAGCGTTAATAAGTAGCTTTAAACCAGAGGGCTTAGGAGTGTTCACCTTAAAAGCCCATCATTCTATACTAAAAGCGAGTGGATTGATGGGCTTTTTAGAACTACCTGCTATATATTGTGTTTAAAGTGTTGGAGACAAACTTACTCGTAAGATCGTTAACCTTTTTGTCAAATAAGTCTAGACGTTTTTCGTTATGTGAAGTAAAATCCATTATTTGCTTGTTGGCTTCACCACTATCTAGGTCTGTAATGTGATGGTAGTAAGGTTCAATACTATCCAGAAGCTTCGTTTCTTTGTTGCTGATAAATATTCTTAAGGTAAATAAGAATAAAGGATTTTTTTCTTGCATATACTTATCTATTA
It encodes the following:
- a CDS encoding IS3 family transposase codes for the protein MSLQAELANEGHSVSLSKLCRWLGVPRRSVYYRPRRRQRLINTELEARVKLTLERFPTYGYRRLACVLGENRKPVQRILQLKGWQVRKRPQGFRPRAKSLPSVTTQPDERWATDLTHVWCGKDRRASLAVIIDCCTREILGWRLSDNGSSNTAEAALEEALIQRLGALGRVHQPLALRSDNGLVFSSRHYTATVKAYGLSQEFTTPYTPEQNGLVERFFRSLKEECIWLHRFESLGQARAVIGRWIRYYNEERPHQSLGYVAPKAHPALVA
- a CDS encoding DUF1153 domain-containing protein, whose protein sequence is MSNEPTVKRWTAKRKAAVVMDIFKGKTTVAEVARQHDLTVSEVEGWIEEAQRNMENGFRARPKDIREQYESDLRETKEALGEAHLQIYALKKWRRLLDEDDNS